A genome region from Pseudanabaena sp. Chao 1811 includes the following:
- a CDS encoding Rpn family recombination-promoting nuclease/putative transposase codes for MIDNICKFLAESFSADFASWILGEAIALTKIEPSELLVEPIRADSVIFLESTKIILHIEFQTEPNKNIPFRMADYRLRLYRKFPDRQIHQVVIYLSASQSPLVHETTFRVGKLNHEFSVIRLWEQPTEIFQQYQGLFPFATLSQTSNPEETLRQVAKQIENIQDKEVQSNVAASTAIISGIALNKEIIQRLLRSEIMKESVIYQEILLQGKAEGKAEGKAEGKAETANQIATNMLLSNISVELVAQFTGLTLKQVEKLKKLSQKSKMPKSSKPKRSPKN; via the coding sequence ATGATTGATAATATCTGTAAGTTTCTAGCCGAAAGTTTCTCCGCAGACTTCGCCAGTTGGATATTAGGAGAAGCGATCGCCTTAACCAAAATCGAACCATCCGAACTTTTGGTTGAGCCAATCCGTGCTGACTCAGTGATATTCCTCGAATCAACCAAGATAATCCTGCATATTGAATTTCAGACCGAGCCAAATAAAAATATTCCCTTCCGTATGGCAGATTATCGGCTCAGGCTATATCGTAAATTTCCCGATAGACAAATTCATCAGGTCGTTATCTATCTCAGTGCCAGCCAATCACCATTAGTACATGAAACAACTTTTAGGGTTGGCAAGTTAAATCATGAATTTAGCGTAATTAGGCTATGGGAACAGCCTACAGAAATATTTCAGCAATATCAGGGACTATTTCCTTTTGCAACATTATCTCAAACCAGCAACCCCGAAGAAACGCTAAGACAAGTTGCCAAGCAAATCGAAAATATCCAAGATAAAGAAGTACAAAGTAACGTAGCTGCCTCGACCGCTATAATATCAGGTATAGCCCTGAATAAAGAAATCATCCAAAGACTTTTGAGGAGCGAGATCATGAAAGAATCAGTAATTTATCAAGAGATTTTACTCCAAGGTAAGGCTGAAGGCAAAGCTGAAGGTAAGGCTGAAGGCAAAGCTGAAACAGCTAATCAAATTGCCACAAATATGTTGCTTTCCAATATTTCCGTAGAATTAGTTGCTCAATTTACAGGACTCACCCTCAAACAAGTTGAAAAACTAAAAAAGCTTTCCCAAAAATCCAAGATGCCTAAATCGTCTAAACCTAAGCGATCGCCAAAAAATTAA
- a CDS encoding NADAR family protein, whose product MTIYFYSQNQAYAEFSNFAPFGIELDGQWWRTTEHYFQAQKFLDKAYQEKIRLAPDPKTAANLGRSRDVPIRDDWEEIKDDVMRQAVLKKFQTHPQLSSLLISTGDQEIVENASGDYYWGCGADGSGKNMLGKILQEVRAQILSC is encoded by the coding sequence ATGACAATCTATTTCTACAGTCAAAACCAAGCCTACGCAGAGTTCTCTAACTTTGCTCCCTTTGGTATCGAGCTAGATGGACAATGGTGGCGTACTACTGAACATTATTTTCAAGCGCAAAAATTTTTAGACAAAGCCTATCAAGAAAAAATTCGTCTCGCGCCTGATCCGAAAACTGCTGCCAATTTAGGAAGAAGTCGTGATGTTCCCATCAGAGATGATTGGGAAGAGATCAAAGATGATGTAATGCGGCAGGCAGTCCTTAAGAAGTTTCAGACTCATCCACAGCTCAGCTCTCTGTTGATTTCCACAGGCGATCAGGAAATTGTGGAAAACGCCTCAGGTGATTATTACTGGGGTTGTGGAGCCGATGGCTCTGGCAAAAATATGTTAGGCAAAATTCTCCAAGAAGTCCGTGCTCAAATCTTAAGCTGCTAA
- the glgB gene encoding 1,4-alpha-glucan branching protein GlgB, with translation MTPTLPTEQIDRIVWNQHHDPFTVLGPHEIEQDGKSVWVVRAYLPDAEAVSVVTPDQHKEYPMHSVHHPHFFECIITDAPHLFSYQFKVKSGNSDRLIHDPYYFKSPLLTEFDSYLFGEGTHYQIYEKMGAHPTTIDGVDGVYFSVWAPNARNVSVIGDFNSWDGRKHQMRKGNTGIWDLFIPELKVGTVYKYEIKSPAGHIYEKSDPYGFFQEIRPKTASIVTDLNTYEWSDQKWLETRRTEDPLKKPISVYELHLGSWMHAATANPPASGYPSVSAADLKPGARFLTYRELAEDLIPYVKEMGYTHIEMMPIAEHPFDGSWGYQVTGYYAATSRYGTPQDLMYFIDKCHQNDIGIIVDWVPAHFPKDGHGLSFFDGTFLYEPEDVRIGEHKEWGTKIFNYKRSEVKNFLIANVLFWFDKYHIDGIRVDAVASMIYRDYNRKDGEWLANEYGGRESLEAIELFRHLHSILFTYYPGALSIAEESTSWPMVTWPAYSGGLGFNLKWNMGWMHDMLDYFKLDPYFRGHNNNYVTFSIWYAFSENFMLALSHDEVVHGKSPMIGKMPGDEWQKFANLRCLYGYMFTHPGKKTMFMGMEFGQWAEWNVWGDLEWHLLQYPSHKTLQRYVSDLNKLLRSLPELYTQDFSESGFEWIECNDTQNSVISFLRKGVDGEFVLVVCNFTPVPHHNYRIGVPEKGFYKEVLNSDAPIYGGSGIGNMGGKYSDDYGTHGKPYSVDVTAPPLGVVVLKYIGEV, from the coding sequence ATGACCCCAACCCTCCCCACCGAGCAAATCGATCGCATTGTGTGGAATCAACACCACGACCCCTTTACAGTCCTTGGTCCCCATGAAATTGAGCAAGATGGTAAGTCGGTATGGGTGGTTAGAGCGTATCTACCCGACGCAGAGGCGGTATCCGTAGTTACGCCCGATCAGCACAAGGAATATCCGATGCATTCGGTGCATCACCCCCACTTTTTTGAATGTATAATTACTGACGCGCCCCACCTCTTTAGTTATCAGTTTAAAGTTAAGTCGGGCAATAGCGATCGCCTCATTCACGATCCCTACTACTTCAAATCTCCCTTACTAACTGAGTTTGACAGCTATTTATTTGGTGAAGGAACCCATTACCAGATTTACGAAAAAATGGGCGCTCACCCCACCACCATTGACGGTGTAGATGGCGTTTATTTTTCCGTCTGGGCTCCCAATGCCCGTAATGTCTCCGTCATTGGTGATTTCAATAGCTGGGACGGACGCAAACACCAAATGCGTAAAGGAAATACAGGCATTTGGGACTTGTTTATCCCCGAACTCAAGGTTGGCACAGTTTACAAATACGAAATTAAAAGCCCCGCAGGACATATCTACGAAAAGTCCGATCCCTACGGCTTCTTCCAAGAAATTCGCCCCAAAACTGCCTCCATCGTTACTGATCTCAATACCTACGAATGGAGTGATCAAAAGTGGCTCGAAACCCGTCGTACTGAAGATCCATTAAAAAAACCCATCTCAGTCTATGAGCTACATCTCGGTTCATGGATGCACGCTGCCACTGCCAATCCTCCCGCTAGTGGTTACCCCTCCGTATCCGCCGCCGATCTCAAGCCGGGGGCAAGATTTCTCACCTATCGCGAACTCGCCGAAGACCTGATCCCCTACGTCAAGGAAATGGGCTATACCCACATCGAAATGATGCCGATCGCCGAGCATCCCTTTGATGGGTCATGGGGCTATCAGGTCACAGGTTATTATGCCGCGACTTCACGCTATGGCACACCCCAAGACTTGATGTATTTCATCGACAAGTGTCACCAAAACGACATTGGCATCATTGTGGACTGGGTTCCTGCCCATTTCCCCAAAGATGGTCATGGCTTGTCCTTCTTTGACGGTACATTTCTCTATGAGCCTGAGGATGTCCGCATTGGTGAGCATAAGGAATGGGGAACCAAAATCTTTAACTACAAGCGCAGTGAAGTCAAAAACTTCTTGATCGCCAATGTCCTGTTCTGGTTCGACAAATATCACATTGATGGGATTCGTGTCGATGCCGTAGCTTCGATGATCTACCGCGACTACAACCGCAAAGATGGCGAATGGCTTGCCAATGAATATGGTGGTCGTGAAAGCCTCGAAGCGATCGAGCTATTCCGCCATTTACACAGCATTCTCTTCACCTATTACCCTGGAGCCTTGTCGATCGCTGAAGAATCAACTTCTTGGCCGATGGTGACATGGCCCGCCTATTCAGGAGGCTTAGGCTTTAACCTGAAGTGGAATATGGGCTGGATGCATGACATGCTCGATTACTTCAAGCTTGACCCCTATTTCCGTGGACATAACAACAACTATGTCACCTTCAGCATTTGGTACGCCTTTAGTGAGAATTTCATGCTGGCGCTCTCCCATGATGAAGTCGTGCATGGCAAGAGTCCGATGATCGGCAAGATGCCTGGGGATGAATGGCAGAAGTTTGCGAACCTGCGCTGTCTCTATGGCTATATGTTCACCCACCCTGGTAAGAAAACCATGTTTATGGGCATGGAATTCGGTCAATGGGCGGAATGGAATGTCTGGGGCGATTTAGAATGGCATTTGCTGCAATATCCTAGCCACAAAACCCTCCAGCGCTATGTCAGTGATCTCAACAAACTTTTGCGATCGCTACCTGAACTCTATACCCAAGACTTCTCAGAATCTGGTTTTGAATGGATTGAATGCAACGACACCCAAAATTCCGTTATTTCTTTCCTACGGAAAGGTGTAGATGGTGAATTTGTACTAGTCGTCTGTAACTTCACTCCCGTTCCCCACCATAACTATCGCATCGGTGTTCCTGAAAAAGGCTTCTACAAAGAAGTTCTCAACAGTGATGCTCCAATCTATGGTGGTAGTGGCATTGGCAACATGGGCGGCAAATATAGCGATGACTATGGCACTCACGGCAAGCCCTATTCCGTTGATGTGACTGCTCCACCGTTAGGCGTAGTTGTCTTGAAATACATCGGCGAAGTTTAA